In the Halosolutus gelatinilyticus genome, TAACCCGTACAGCCGGCGATGGCGCTGACTCCGGCGACACCGGTCGCCTGCAGGAATCGTCGACGACTTACTCGCCGCGACTGGCCGCGGTCAGGCGGACGGAGTATGGTTTCACCCCTATTGCTGTTGCCCGTTGGCATACCTCAATATGATTAAACACATCATATGTATTTTCCGGTCAGTAGCACTAGAGTTCACCCCTTCTAAACGGAGAATCGGAACGAAAATCGACAGGTATCTCACGGACGATTGCTGCGGTATTGATTCGCATAGTTCTGGTGCGGAAATCGCAGCGCAACCGGCAATCGAAACCGACGCCTATCGAGCGAGCGAATCGACGCCGAGCCGATCAGAACGCGCTATCTGCGAATCCGCCGTCGACGGTCAGCACCTCGCCAGTGACGAACGAGGCCGCGTCGCTCGCGAGGTAGATCGCCGCGCCGACGACCTCGTCGCGTTCGCCGACGCGTCCGAGCGGTGTCCGCTCGTCGATCCGATCGCGCTTCTTCGTCCCCTCGGCGTAGGTGTCGGCGTTTTGCGGCGTGATGAAAAAGCCCGGCGCGACCGCGTTGACCCGGATCTCGGGCGCGAGTTCCTTCGCGGACGCACGGGTGAAGGCCTCGACGCCGCCTTTCGCCGCGGAGTATGCGGGGAGGTTCGCCATCGAGAGCCGCGCCGCAAGCGAGGAAATGTTCACGATACTTCCGCCCTCGTCCATCGCGGGCGCGAACGTCTGCGTGACGCGTCGCACGCCGTCGAGTTGGATGGCGGTGACGAAATCCCACTCGTCGTCGCTGATCTCGAGGACGGTATCGCGCGAAATCGCTCCTTGCGAGGCGACCACGACGTCGATCCCGCCCAAGGCCTCTTCCGCGGTCTCGCGGACGTTCTCGAGCGACTCCCGGTCGGTCACGTCGCAGGTGACCCGAGCCGTGTTCGCGCCGCGGTCCTCGAGCAGATCGGCCGTCGCGTCGACCTTGTCCTCGGATCGACTCGTCGCGACGACGTCCGCCCCGTCGGCCGCGAATCCCAGCGCGATGGCCTGGCCGAGCCCGCTCGTGC is a window encoding:
- a CDS encoding SDR family NAD(P)-dependent oxidoreductase; translation: MDDYTHTPVTVADERAVVIGGTSGLGQAIALGFAADGADVVATSRSEDKVDATADLLEDRGANTARVTCDVTDRESLENVRETAEEALGGIDVVVASQGAISRDTVLEISDDEWDFVTAIQLDGVRRVTQTFAPAMDEGGSIVNISSLAARLSMANLPAYSAAKGGVEAFTRASAKELAPEIRVNAVAPGFFITPQNADTYAEGTKKRDRIDERTPLGRVGERDEVVGAAIYLASDAASFVTGEVLTVDGGFADSAF